A single region of the Fenollaria sporofastidiosus genome encodes:
- a CDS encoding gamma-glutamyl-gamma-aminobutyrate hydrolase family protein: MKKPIVGISGSIIIDGSGNFPGYRRSYVNEDYVKSVIKNGGIPYIIPMNSDESVVKEQISHVDALILSGGHDVTPRFYGEEPHKSLGGILPERDIFDFNLIKYAMEKDIPVLGVCRGYQIMNVYFGGSLYQDVGLKKDTYVKHNQVNFPTMTSHSVDLVDGSKLKELFKEDTIMVNSFHHQIVNRVAEGFLASAISKDGVVEAIEKKDHKFMLGVQWHPEMLHQTEEKMNLLFATLIKSAM, translated from the coding sequence ATGAAGAAACCTATAGTTGGTATTTCGGGTTCCATCATCATCGATGGTAGTGGTAATTTCCCTGGATATAGAAGAAGTTATGTTAATGAGGACTATGTAAAGAGTGTTATCAAGAATGGTGGTATTCCATACATAATCCCGATGAACTCTGATGAGTCTGTTGTTAAGGAGCAAATTAGTCATGTTGACGCGCTTATCTTAAGTGGCGGTCACGATGTTACTCCTCGCTTCTATGGTGAGGAGCCTCACAAGAGTCTTGGCGGCATTCTTCCTGAGAGGGACATCTTTGACTTTAATTTAATCAAGTATGCTATGGAGAAGGACATCCCTGTTCTAGGTGTATGCAGGGGCTACCAAATTATGAATGTTTACTTTGGCGGCAGCTTGTATCAAGATGTGGGTCTAAAGAAGGACACTTATGTAAAACATAATCAAGTTAATTTCCCTACTATGACTAGTCACAGTGTTGACTTGGTAGATGGTAGTAAATTAAAAGAGCTTTTTAAAGAAGATACCATAATGGTGAACTCGTTTCACCACCAAATTGTGAATAGAGTGGCTGAGGGCTTTTTGGCTTCGGCTATCAGTAAAGATGGTGTTGTGGAGGCTATAGAAAAGAAAGATCACAAGTTTATGCTCGGTGTTCAATGGCACCCTGAGATGCTTCATCAAACTGAGGAGAAGATGAATCTTTTATTCGCTACTTTAATCAAATCTGCTATGTAA
- a CDS encoding APC family permease yields MDKATKKLGFWSIVLLTINSVIGSGIFLSPGSVVKMSGKYAPVIYLAAAIFAAVLAITFASAAKYVSKGGAAYAYTKAAFGDNWGLYIGITRFFCAAIAWGVMATGVVKTVLNIFALDSSNFAYITTGFIVLMGVLFVINICGTKILEFVSNISTIGKLLALVTAILAGVLIVIFTGQNNFSEVESVTSEVTSNMDVQSIVMAIIAAFYAFTGFESVASGSEDMEKPEKNLPKAIPLGILVIAFIYIGIVLVCMMIDPVALVETKEVVALVDVFKNKIIRNVILYGSLISMFGINVAASFHTPRIIESMAKQNQVPKIFATRTDKGFPIFSMIVTAVLAIVLPIAFNYSMGSIMIISAIARFAQFIIVPLAIITFFYGKNKEEIVQGVKKNFFTDVIIPVLSVLLTVLLLVKFNWVKQFTINTDGVLTPNYLAIVSMIIGYVFIPLMVYLYNKRK; encoded by the coding sequence ATGGATAAAGCTACTAAGAAATTAGGTTTTTGGTCGATTGTATTATTGACCATCAACTCTGTAATCGGTTCTGGTATATTCTTATCACCGGGATCTGTTGTTAAGATGTCAGGTAAATATGCGCCTGTAATTTATCTTGCTGCAGCCATCTTTGCTGCGGTACTAGCTATCACTTTCGCGTCTGCTGCAAAGTATGTATCTAAGGGTGGAGCTGCTTATGCTTATACTAAGGCTGCCTTTGGTGACAACTGGGGTCTATACATAGGTATAACAAGGTTCTTCTGTGCGGCTATCGCGTGGGGTGTTATGGCTACTGGTGTTGTTAAGACTGTATTAAATATATTCGCGCTTGACAGCTCAAACTTTGCTTATATCACAACTGGTTTTATTGTACTTATGGGTGTATTATTCGTAATTAATATTTGTGGTACTAAGATTTTAGAGTTTGTAAGCAATATTTCTACTATCGGTAAATTGCTAGCACTTGTTACTGCTATACTTGCTGGCGTTTTAATCGTTATCTTCACTGGTCAAAACAACTTCTCTGAGGTTGAAAGTGTTACTAGCGAAGTAACTAGTAACATGGATGTACAATCGATTGTTATGGCGATCATCGCTGCTTTCTATGCCTTCACTGGCTTCGAAAGTGTTGCCTCTGGTTCTGAGGATATGGAAAAGCCTGAGAAGAACTTACCTAAGGCTATACCTCTAGGAATTTTAGTTATCGCCTTCATCTACATCGGCATAGTTCTAGTTTGTATGATGATAGACCCTGTTGCTCTTGTAGAGACTAAAGAGGTTGTTGCGCTTGTTGATGTATTCAAAAACAAGATTATTAGAAATGTAATCCTATACGGCTCTCTAATATCTATGTTCGGTATCAACGTTGCAGCATCTTTCCATACACCAAGAATTATCGAGTCTATGGCTAAGCAAAACCAAGTGCCAAAGATTTTCGCAACAAGAACTGACAAGGGCTTCCCAATATTCTCAATGATAGTCACTGCTGTTTTAGCTATCGTTCTACCAATTGCCTTCAACTACAGCATGGGCTCTATCATGATCATAAGTGCGATCGCAAGATTTGCTCAATTCATCATAGTGCCTCTTGCAATAATTACTTTCTTCTACGGCAAGAACAAGGAAGAGATCGTTCAAGGAGTTAAGAAGAACTTCTTCACTGACGTTATCATCCCAGTATTATCAGTATTATTAACAGTACTACTACTAGTTAAGTTCAACTGGGTAAAACAATTCACAATAAACACTGACGGAGTATTGACTCCAAACTATCTAGCCATAGTATCTATGATCATAGGCTACGTATTTATACCTTTGATGGTGTATTTATACAACAAGAGAAAATAA
- a CDS encoding phosphoribosylaminoimidazolesuccinocarboxamide synthase, producing the protein MKKIYQGKTKDVYELNDKEVLLKFKDDVTGKDGVFDPGQNQVGLTMEGAGHSACLLTKFFYEKLNAKGLNTHFVSADPDKNEAVVRKAKVFGNGVEVIVRYRAVGSFIRRYGQYAESGMKLPSYVEITLKDDDRNDPLITKDALEILGIMTGAEYDELVGLAKEIGEFVKDELAKKDLELYDIKFEFGMIDGKVALIDEISGGNMRAYKADEYVEPLKLEKILLEGLK; encoded by the coding sequence ATGAAAAAAATATACCAAGGAAAAACAAAGGACGTTTACGAGTTAAACGACAAAGAAGTATTATTAAAATTTAAAGACGACGTAACTGGCAAAGACGGTGTCTTCGACCCAGGCCAAAACCAAGTTGGACTTACAATGGAAGGCGCAGGACACAGTGCATGCCTTTTAACAAAGTTCTTCTATGAAAAACTAAACGCAAAGGGTTTAAATACTCACTTCGTTTCAGCAGATCCAGACAAGAACGAAGCTGTAGTTAGAAAGGCGAAAGTCTTTGGTAACGGCGTTGAAGTCATCGTGAGATACAGAGCAGTTGGCTCCTTCATCAGACGCTACGGCCAATACGCAGAGAGCGGCATGAAGCTTCCTTCATACGTTGAGATCACACTTAAGGACGACGACAGAAACGACCCACTTATTACTAAGGACGCACTAGAGATACTTGGCATCATGACAGGAGCGGAGTATGACGAGCTAGTAGGTCTTGCTAAAGAGATAGGCGAGTTTGTAAAAGATGAGCTTGCAAAGAAAGACCTTGAGCTATACGACATCAAGTTCGAGTTTGGCATGATAGATGGCAAAGTTGCCTTGATAGACGAGATCTCAGGCGGCAACATGCGTGCATACAAAGCTGATGAGTACGTAGAGCCACTTAAGCTAGAGAAGATACTACTAGAAGGACTTAAGTAA
- a CDS encoding O-antigen ligase family protein: MKAIIENYKIKNNLLYPVLAAAAFLAAYKFVSTKIALALVLLLISLPFFAKRKFLMLNLFILGYNFLPDIVSIAGALAILAMYLVDVYIYKKESLRINSSFVAVALGVIMIIIGTVTSVKPLGSMRDLAMNFAGLAIFLSVNIAVKNKDDYNKIATSLAINAALICLWGIVQYKFFGTVRREWLDSQVAGQISKRAYSVFMNPNVFAEYIVLVVPIVVSLFWAHKDAFKKFVYLCIVGLMLLSLMLTFSRGGIMSLGVAALVFLFFQARPLIVVALPFFLLALSFLPENIKRRIMSISNVKDSSTSYRFKIWSITKDVIKDHPVVGVGFGHKPFKYVFERYIRSMPIFHAHNTYLEMMAEGGFTGFISFVLIIITAIAQEIKLIYKAKSSEVKTFAAGLLAATLGILTHAMFEHIVYIYRIIVVLWLVLGLVSALKNINVDEQKLDNI, translated from the coding sequence ATGAAAGCAATTATAGAAAATTACAAGATTAAAAACAATCTACTCTATCCAGTGCTTGCTGCGGCAGCATTTTTAGCTGCATATAAGTTTGTCTCTACTAAGATTGCACTCGCACTTGTGCTACTTTTAATCAGTCTTCCCTTCTTTGCGAAGAGAAAGTTTCTGATGCTAAACCTCTTCATACTTGGCTACAACTTTCTTCCGGACATAGTCTCAATCGCTGGCGCACTTGCCATATTAGCCATGTATCTAGTGGACGTGTATATATATAAAAAGGAAAGCTTAAGGATAAACTCAAGCTTCGTAGCCGTAGCTTTAGGCGTAATCATGATAATTATAGGCACTGTAACATCGGTTAAGCCGCTTGGCTCTATGAGAGACCTAGCCATGAACTTCGCAGGACTTGCAATATTCTTATCTGTAAATATAGCTGTTAAAAACAAAGATGACTACAACAAAATCGCAACTAGCCTTGCCATCAACGCAGCACTAATCTGCCTTTGGGGTATAGTTCAGTACAAGTTCTTCGGCACAGTTAGGCGTGAGTGGCTCGACAGTCAAGTCGCAGGACAGATATCGAAGCGTGCATATTCAGTATTTATGAATCCAAATGTCTTCGCAGAGTACATCGTACTCGTAGTGCCTATAGTCGTGAGTCTTTTCTGGGCACACAAAGACGCATTCAAGAAGTTCGTCTACCTATGCATAGTTGGACTGATGCTTCTTTCTTTGATGCTAACATTCTCAAGAGGCGGCATTATGTCACTAGGCGTTGCAGCACTAGTCTTCCTCTTCTTCCAAGCAAGACCACTTATAGTTGTCGCGCTGCCGTTCTTCCTCTTGGCGCTAAGTTTTCTACCCGAGAACATCAAAAGGCGTATCATGTCAATATCGAACGTGAAAGACTCGTCAACAAGCTACAGATTCAAAATCTGGTCAATTACCAAAGATGTGATCAAGGATCATCCAGTAGTCGGAGTCGGCTTTGGACACAAGCCATTTAAGTACGTCTTCGAAAGATATATAAGAAGTATGCCAATCTTCCACGCGCACAATACCTACCTTGAGATGATGGCCGAAGGCGGCTTCACAGGCTTTATAAGCTTCGTGCTTATAATCATAACAGCCATAGCCCAAGAGATAAAGCTAATCTACAAGGCAAAGAGCAGCGAGGTCAAAACCTTTGCAGCAGGACTTTTAGCCGCAACACTTGGCATACTAACACACGCAATGTTTGAGCACATAGTCTACATCTACAGGATCATCGTAGTTTTATGGCTAGTATTGGGTCTTGTAAGCGCACTCAAAAACATTAACGTAGATGAGCAAAAGCTTGATAATATATAA
- a CDS encoding DUF4330 domain-containing protein: MNIIDKKGKLFGLINIIDLLIIVVLVFAIVFAAKRYFIKPDESKMMRKANLTFEIQDVRDITLKSLHEGDDLFWTDRSVPIGKITKLETISHQEALNKDGDWVFRPVPGKYDVAITVEATLKDDANAYWAMGEQVRAGVKYSIKTKYISMESFLIGLDVDEE, from the coding sequence ATGAACATTATTGACAAAAAAGGAAAATTGTTTGGCTTAATAAATATCATTGACTTATTAATCATAGTTGTTTTAGTCTTTGCGATAGTCTTTGCAGCTAAGAGATACTTTATAAAGCCTGATGAAAGTAAGATGATGAGAAAGGCAAATCTAACTTTTGAGATACAAGACGTAAGGGACATAACACTTAAGTCGCTACACGAAGGCGACGACCTATTCTGGACTGACAGATCAGTTCCTATCGGTAAGATCACTAAGCTTGAAACAATATCTCACCAAGAAGCTCTTAATAAGGATGGAGACTGGGTATTTAGACCTGTCCCTGGTAAGTATGACGTAGCTATCACTGTTGAAGCAACTCTTAAAGACGATGCCAACGCATACTGGGCTATGGGCGAACAAGTTAGAGCCGGCGTTAAGTACAGTATCAAAACTAAATATATAAGCATGGAATCCTTCTTAATAGGACTTGATGTTGATGAAGAGTAG
- a CDS encoding ABC transporter ATP-binding protein: protein MDTVIEVRGLVKKYKELTAVDNLDLDVKKGEILGLLGPNGSGKSTTINCILSLLKKTSGSVKIFGEEMKADAYDIKRRIGVVFQDVAVYDELSVYENIDYFCGLYISDKAERKELVQRAIDLVSLNDFVKFKPKKLSGGLLRRLNIACGIAHRPEIIILDEPTVAVDPQSRNNILEGIKKLNDEGSTIIYTSHYMDEVDFLCDDIVIIDKGKVIAKGTSEELKDMITMNEKISFTSKELNEELITKIKALDNLLSFENKDDSVKLSFSHGDGYLMNLIKLLDENKIHYSSLNVEKPSLNDVFLELTGKDLRD, encoded by the coding sequence ATGGATACTGTTATAGAGGTAAGGGGTCTTGTTAAAAAATACAAGGAGCTCACTGCTGTTGACAATTTGGATTTGGACGTAAAGAAGGGCGAGATACTTGGTCTTCTTGGACCCAATGGTAGTGGTAAGTCTACTACCATAAACTGCATATTGTCGCTGCTTAAGAAGACTAGTGGCAGCGTAAAGATATTTGGCGAGGAGATGAAAGCTGATGCCTATGACATTAAAAGAAGGATAGGCGTTGTTTTTCAAGACGTGGCTGTTTATGACGAGCTAAGTGTTTACGAGAACATCGACTACTTCTGCGGTCTATACATTAGTGATAAGGCTGAGAGGAAGGAGCTTGTACAAAGGGCAATTGACCTTGTTAGTCTTAACGATTTCGTGAAATTTAAACCGAAAAAGCTATCTGGCGGTTTGCTAAGAAGGCTTAATATTGCATGTGGCATTGCTCACAGACCTGAGATTATCATTCTTGACGAGCCGACTGTGGCTGTCGATCCTCAATCAAGAAACAATATCTTGGAAGGGATTAAAAAGCTTAACGATGAGGGCTCAACCATCATCTACACTTCGCACTATATGGACGAGGTTGACTTTTTGTGTGATGATATAGTCATAATTGATAAGGGCAAGGTCATTGCAAAGGGCACTTCTGAGGAGCTTAAGGACATGATCACTATGAATGAAAAAATTAGCTTTACATCGAAGGAACTTAATGAGGAGCTCATTACAAAGATCAAGGCTCTTGATAATTTGCTTAGCTTTGAGAACAAGGACGACTCTGTTAAACTAAGCTTCTCTCATGGCGATGGCTACCTAATGAACTTAATCAAGCTTCTTGATGAGAATAAAATTCACTACAGCTCTCTAAATGTTGAAAAGCCAAGTCTTAATGACGTTTTCTTGGAATTAACTGGCAAAGATTTGAGGGATTAG
- a CDS encoding ABC transporter permease, producing MLFWALIFPIVLGVFFKLAFGNITQMDKFKTIDVAVNENLMKDENFKRFMKEMEDEEYFHVTEAKDKDVLDEKDAPKAYIESMDKIYTKRSGISETIVETIMNVYSQKFSMIARIMQKDPTTDLSKIVGVDDHIKDVSRKNMDMTNTFFYTLLGMTAIYGYMWGMFVIYQYEANLSTNAKRNVISPTKKSTMLSASLLVSWIINFVIILIFIIYLKYGLGVDFGGRALPLIVLSLLASLSGVAFGVLLGVSNKASLDTKIGLGIAITMLMSFLAGMMVSDLKIIIAEKAPIINKLNPVAIVTDAVYSLYYYDSMARFNWDMINLALITLLFVVASLFFMRGKEYESL from the coding sequence ATGTTATTTTGGGCTTTAATATTTCCTATAGTTCTAGGAGTATTCTTTAAGCTTGCCTTTGGTAATATCACACAGATGGATAAGTTCAAGACCATAGACGTGGCTGTGAATGAAAACCTTATGAAGGATGAGAATTTTAAACGTTTTATGAAGGAGATGGAGGACGAGGAATATTTCCATGTGACTGAAGCTAAAGACAAGGATGTTTTGGACGAAAAAGATGCTCCTAAGGCCTACATCGAATCAATGGACAAGATTTATACTAAGCGCTCTGGCATTTCTGAGACTATAGTTGAGACGATAATGAATGTGTATTCACAAAAGTTCTCTATGATAGCTAGGATAATGCAAAAGGATCCGACTACTGATTTAAGTAAAATTGTGGGTGTGGATGATCATATAAAAGATGTTTCGCGTAAAAATATGGATATGACAAACACGTTTTTCTACACGCTTCTTGGTATGACGGCAATCTATGGCTACATGTGGGGTATGTTTGTTATTTATCAATACGAAGCAAATCTATCGACTAATGCAAAGCGTAATGTAATTTCGCCAACAAAGAAGAGCACTATGCTATCGGCATCGCTTTTGGTCAGCTGGATTATTAACTTCGTCATAATATTGATATTTATTATTTATTTAAAATATGGTCTCGGGGTTGACTTTGGCGGTAGAGCCCTTCCACTTATTGTGCTTAGCTTACTAGCGTCACTAAGTGGTGTTGCCTTTGGCGTCTTGCTTGGCGTTTCAAATAAGGCAAGTTTAGACACGAAGATTGGTTTAGGCATCGCCATAACTATGCTTATGTCGTTTTTAGCTGGTATGATGGTATCGGACTTAAAGATAATTATCGCTGAGAAGGCACCCATCATCAACAAGTTAAATCCAGTTGCAATAGTGACTGATGCAGTTTATTCGTTATACTACTACGATTCGATGGCAAGGTTTAATTGGGATATGATTAATCTAGCTTTGATTACTTTGTTATTCGTAGTGGCTTCACTATTTTTCATGAGAGGTAAAGAATATGAAAGTCTTTAA
- a CDS encoding ABC transporter permease codes for MKVFKNYFKIVWAHKTAIILYTIIFAVIMSFSTKGTKEASYKSIDVRIYLKDNAKTSLSKALCDYLKTCTKPIDMDESLVEDKLFYANISCAIEIPKDFDQTKKVLFKAAPDEMYGMSVKEKVNIYLSQVDAYEAAGFSEDDAIKYTKEDLDKKFDVEIKEGSVDTKRDNSRIYFNFLNYVLLAQAIMVVATIVKVYRKKPILMRNLVSPMPRTKINFQMMLGHIVTGLFLWLLYMILFVLMYKYDFTKTHVNLMMLNSFIFTITVVAMSVMIANLIKSENAISGVMNVVSLGSSFLCGSFAPQELLGDTALTLGRVFPGFYYIQSNDMLMEKPEFSTMLPNVLIMVGFAVVFIVVSIVARPKANDNVN; via the coding sequence ATGAAAGTCTTTAAAAATTATTTTAAAATAGTATGGGCTCACAAGACAGCCATCATTCTTTATACAATCATTTTTGCTGTTATTATGAGTTTTAGCACAAAGGGTACAAAAGAGGCCTCTTATAAAAGTATTGATGTAAGAATATATTTAAAAGATAACGCCAAGACAAGTCTTTCTAAGGCGCTTTGTGATTATTTAAAGACTTGCACAAAGCCTATCGACATGGACGAATCTTTGGTAGAAGACAAGCTTTTCTACGCCAATATTAGCTGCGCAATTGAAATACCTAAGGACTTTGATCAAACGAAGAAAGTTTTATTTAAGGCGGCACCAGATGAGATGTACGGCATGAGCGTTAAGGAGAAGGTCAATATCTACTTAAGTCAAGTAGATGCATACGAGGCGGCAGGCTTTAGTGAGGATGATGCCATTAAGTATACTAAAGAAGATTTGGATAAAAAGTTTGATGTTGAGATAAAAGAAGGCAGCGTCGATACTAAGAGAGATAATTCACGCATTTACTTTAACTTCCTAAATTATGTTTTACTTGCGCAAGCCATCATGGTTGTAGCGACCATAGTCAAAGTCTATAGGAAAAAGCCTATACTTATGAGAAACCTTGTATCGCCTATGCCAAGAACGAAGATTAATTTTCAGATGATGCTCGGCCACATCGTTACGGGACTGTTCTTATGGCTACTATATATGATACTTTTCGTGCTTATGTATAAGTATGACTTTACTAAGACGCACGTCAACCTCATGATGCTTAACTCATTTATATTTACGATTACAGTAGTAGCCATGTCGGTGATGATAGCAAATCTAATTAAGAGCGAAAATGCCATCTCAGGCGTGATGAATGTAGTCTCACTCGGCTCGTCATTCTTGTGCGGTTCCTTTGCTCCGCAAGAGCTGCTTGGTGATACAGCCTTGACATTAGGAAGAGTCTTTCCAGGCTTTTACTACATTCAGAGTAACGACATGCTTATGGAGAAGCCAGAGTTTAGCACTATGCTTCCGAATGTATTAATAATGGTAGGTTTTGCAGTGGTATTTATAGTGGTGAGTATAGTGGCAAGACCAAAAGCAAACGACAACGTAAACTAA
- a CDS encoding SIMPL domain-containing protein, translating into MGQIKVTGKGTLSLKPDTIVVRFTSSAVYTGYAETIAKASEATKDLKAVIAKAGIDGELLKTAKLDVSPSYDTWYDDKDHRHRKFIGYEYTHNSNIKIDNDNKLLGKLLYEVSTSPLDVEFDISYTVKDMEKAKNDLLREAVKDAKEKAEVLSEAAGVKLKGIEDISYSWGELKIYSQPLSLEAYSLKAAPSESFDIDIDADDIDVNDTVTVVWEID; encoded by the coding sequence ATGGGACAAATAAAAGTAACAGGCAAGGGCACATTATCATTAAAGCCAGACACTATTGTCGTAAGATTTACATCAAGCGCGGTCTACACTGGCTATGCTGAGACCATCGCCAAGGCGAGCGAGGCGACTAAGGACTTGAAAGCTGTCATTGCAAAGGCAGGCATCGATGGCGAGCTTCTTAAGACTGCAAAACTTGATGTAAGTCCATCGTATGATACTTGGTATGACGATAAAGACCATAGACATAGAAAGTTTATTGGCTACGAGTACACTCATAACTCGAACATCAAGATCGATAATGACAACAAGCTCTTAGGCAAGCTTTTGTATGAGGTGAGCACTTCGCCACTTGATGTGGAATTCGATATAAGCTACACTGTTAAGGACATGGAGAAGGCTAAGAATGATTTGCTTAGAGAAGCTGTTAAGGACGCGAAGGAAAAGGCGGAAGTTTTGAGCGAGGCGGCAGGTGTTAAGCTTAAGGGTATAGAGGACATTAGCTACTCGTGGGGCGAGCTTAAAATATATTCTCAGCCGCTAAGCCTAGAAGCGTATAGCTTAAAAGCTGCACCATCGGAGTCATTCGATATAGACATAGACGCTGATGATATCGACGTAAACGACACTGTAACTGTAGTTTGGGAGATAGACTAG
- a CDS encoding GNAT family N-acetyltransferase, which yields MKLVEIDESYLTQIKALYEESGWSAYLGDDAKLSRAIKNSLLTLAYMDEGELVGFVRCVGDAEHVVLVQDLVVKKAYRRKGLAKKLMKEVFEKYKDVRWIQVNTDGEDEVANAFYKAIGMKDISEAGVVSYFI from the coding sequence GTGAAATTAGTTGAGATAGATGAAAGCTATTTAACACAAATAAAGGCTCTTTACGAAGAATCTGGCTGGAGTGCTTATCTAGGCGATGACGCAAAGCTTAGTAGGGCGATAAAAAATTCATTGCTAACACTTGCGTATATGGATGAAGGCGAGCTTGTGGGCTTTGTAAGATGCGTAGGAGACGCTGAACACGTTGTCTTAGTGCAAGACCTTGTCGTTAAGAAGGCATATAGACGCAAGGGTCTTGCGAAAAAGCTTATGAAGGAAGTTTTTGAAAAGTACAAGGACGTTCGCTGGATACAAGTTAATACCGACGGCGAAGATGAAGTAGCAAATGCTTTCTACAAGGCCATCGGCATGAAAGATATCAGTGAAGCGGGCGTAGTGAGTTATTTTATATAG